GACAACCTGGCGAAAAAGGGCGAAAGCTGGAGCGATGAGCAAGAGCAGGCCTTCAAGGCCCCCATCATCGACCAGTACGAGCAGCAGGGACACCCCTACTACGCATCGGCTAGGCTTTGGGACGACGGCGTCATCGACCCCGCCCAAAGCCGCGAGGTGCTGGGGCTGGCCCTGGCTGCGGCCCTGAACGCCCCCATCAGCGACACCCGTTTCGGCGTGTTCCGCATGTAAGGAGAGATCATGGACTGGTTAATCACGGATATCGACGAGCGCGGCGTGGCCAGCCTCTGTCTGAACCGCCCGGAAAAATTCAATGCCTTCGACGAGGTGCTGATCGGCCAATTGGTCCAGGCCCTGTCGGAACTGGCCTCGGACCCCAAGGTGCGGCTGCTGGTGCTCAAGGCCGAGGGCAAGCATTTCTCGGCCGGGGCCGATCTCAACTGGATGCAGCGCCAGGTCACCCAAAGCTTTGACCAGAACCTGGCCGAAGCCGAGGCCCTGGCCGAACTGATGATGCGCCTGGACAGCTTCCCCCACCCCACTGTTTGCCGGGTGCAGGGCAGCGCCTTTGGCGGCGCCCTTGGCCTTATCGCCTGCTGCGACATCGCCGTTGCCGAACCCAAGGCCCAGTTCTGCCTATCCGAGGTCAAACTGGGCCTTATCCCGGCAGTGATCAGCCCCTATATGGTGCGCACCCTTGGCCATCGCCAGACCCGCCGCTACGCCCTGACCGCCGAGCGCTTCGACGCCGCCACCGCCCTGGCCCTGGGGCTGGTCCATGAGGTGACCGACAACCTCGACAGCCAGCTTGAGCACTTCGTGAACCTGCTGCTGGGCAACGGTCCCGAGGCCCTGGTGGCCTGCAAGCAGCTGCTGGATCAGGTCTCCCGCGAGCCACTGGACGACGCCCTTCGCCACCACACGGCCAACGAAATCGCCCGGATCAGGGTCAGCCCCGAAGGCCAGGAAGGGCTCAAAGCCTTCTTCGACAAGCGGCCACCCGGCTGGCAGGTAAAGCGCCATGTTTAAGACCCTCCTTATTGCCAACAGGGGCGAGATCGCCTGCCGGGTGATCCGCACCGCCCATCGCCTGGGCATTCGCTGCGTTGCCGTCTATTCCGACGCCGACAAGCAGGCCCGCCACGTGCAACTGGCCGACGAGGCCTGGCACCTGGGGCCGAGCGACGCCAGCCAGTCCTATCTGCGCGCCGACAAGATCCTGGCCATCGCCAAGGCCGCCGGCGCCGACGCCGTGCACCCCGGCTATGGCTTTTTGTCCGAAAACAGCGGCTTTGCCCAGGCCTGCTTTGACGCCGGTATCGCCTTTGTCGGGCCGCCGGTGGCCGCCATCGACGCCATGGGCTCCAAGTCGGCCGCCAAGGCCATCATGGCCGAGGCCGGGGTGCCCCTGGTACCGGGCTACCACGGCGACGACCAGTCCGACGCCACCTTGCTGCGCGAAGCCATCGACATCGGTTTTCCGCTGCTGATCAAGGCCGCCATGGGCGGCGGCGGCAAGGGCATGCGGGTGGTGGAAGGGCCGGAGAAGCTCAAGGAAGCCATCGAAAGTGCCCGCCGTGAGGCCAAGAGCGCCTTCGGCGACGACACCCTGCTGCTGGAGCGCTACCTGACCCGGCCCCGCCACGTGGAAGTGCAGGTCTTTGCCGACAGCCAGGGCCACTGCATCTACCTGGGCGACCGGGACTGCTCGGCCCAGCGCCGCCACCAAAAGGTGGTGGAAGAAGCCCCGGCCCCCGGCCTTAGCCCCAAGCTGCGCCAAGCCATGGGGGAGGCGGCGGTCAAGGCCGCCCAGGCCATCGGCTATGTGGGGGCCGGCACCGTCGAGTTCTTGCTGGACGGCCACGACTTCTTCTTTATGGAAATGAACACCCGCCTGCAGGTGGAGCACCCGGTCACCGAGATGGTCACCGGCCAGGATCTGGTGGAATGGCAGCTGTTGGTCGCGGCTGGCCAGCCCCTGCCCCTTGCCCAGCAGGACGTAGCCTGCAACGGCCACAGCGTCGAAGTGCGTATCTACGCCGAAGACCCCTACAAGGGCTTTTTGCCCCAAAGCGGTCTTATCAAACTGCTGCGCGAACCGGCCAGCGGCGTGCGTATCGACACCGGGGTGCGGCAAGGGGACGAGATCAGTCCCTTCTACGACCCGATGATTGCCAAGCTGATTGTCCACGGCAGTGACCGGGTGTCGGCCCTTGGCAAGATGGCCAGGGTGCTGGACCGCTACTGCCTGGCCGGGATCCATACCAACGTCGGTTTCCTGCGCCGCCTGGTCAGCCATCCGGCCTTTGTGGCCGGGGATCTGTGCACCCGCTTTATCGACCAGCACGCCGCCAGCCTCACCGGCGAGCCCCAATGGACCGAGCATCGCCTGGCCCTGGCGGCCCTGGCCATCCTTTGCTATCGCCGCCAGGGGGCCCAGGAGCGGCGCCAGGCCAGCAGCGAACCCGGCTCGTTGTGGCACAGGGCCGACGGC
This DNA window, taken from Gallaecimonas xiamenensis 3-C-1, encodes the following:
- a CDS encoding enoyl-CoA hydratase-related protein, which gives rise to MDWLITDIDERGVASLCLNRPEKFNAFDEVLIGQLVQALSELASDPKVRLLVLKAEGKHFSAGADLNWMQRQVTQSFDQNLAEAEALAELMMRLDSFPHPTVCRVQGSAFGGALGLIACCDIAVAEPKAQFCLSEVKLGLIPAVISPYMVRTLGHRQTRRYALTAERFDAATALALGLVHEVTDNLDSQLEHFVNLLLGNGPEALVACKQLLDQVSREPLDDALRHHTANEIARIRVSPEGQEGLKAFFDKRPPGWQVKRHV
- a CDS encoding acetyl/propionyl/methylcrotonyl-CoA carboxylase subunit alpha, which codes for MFKTLLIANRGEIACRVIRTAHRLGIRCVAVYSDADKQARHVQLADEAWHLGPSDASQSYLRADKILAIAKAAGADAVHPGYGFLSENSGFAQACFDAGIAFVGPPVAAIDAMGSKSAAKAIMAEAGVPLVPGYHGDDQSDATLLREAIDIGFPLLIKAAMGGGGKGMRVVEGPEKLKEAIESARREAKSAFGDDTLLLERYLTRPRHVEVQVFADSQGHCIYLGDRDCSAQRRHQKVVEEAPAPGLSPKLRQAMGEAAVKAAQAIGYVGAGTVEFLLDGHDFFFMEMNTRLQVEHPVTEMVTGQDLVEWQLLVAAGQPLPLAQQDVACNGHSVEVRIYAEDPYKGFLPQSGLIKLLREPASGVRIDTGVRQGDEISPFYDPMIAKLIVHGSDRVSALGKMARVLDRYCLAGIHTNVGFLRRLVSHPAFVAGDLCTRFIDQHAASLTGEPQWTEHRLALAALAILCYRRQGAQERRQASSEPGSLWHRADGWRLNSDPVLTLRLDKGDGELLAVEARASGNGWQLGFHGHQVLAEGQLQDDNLQASLDGHQLSLPVWRHGDSVVLFDQGQPFEVRLHRNETLQDDGHEADLTAPMNGTIVAVPAKAGDKVKAGDTLIVMEAMKMEYAIAAPRDAVVAEVFFQPGQRVSDGAELVRLEEA